In Amycolatopsis endophytica, the following are encoded in one genomic region:
- a CDS encoding DoxX family protein: MYDRFRDVAALIGRIGVGVVMLAHGLQKWDMGVGGVTDMMSGIGVPLPTVSALFLIFIETVGAVAFIAGIALPALGVLLAVDMVGAIFFVHVDNGLTGQGGYELVLVLGAAALALGFNGGRFSLDHLLLGRRRVRKAELETA, translated from the coding sequence ATGTACGACCGGTTCAGGGATGTGGCTGCGCTGATCGGCCGGATCGGGGTGGGTGTGGTCATGCTCGCCCACGGGCTGCAGAAGTGGGACATGGGTGTGGGCGGCGTGACGGACATGATGAGCGGCATCGGAGTTCCCCTGCCGACCGTGTCCGCGCTCTTCCTGATCTTCATCGAAACCGTCGGCGCGGTCGCTTTCATCGCGGGCATCGCGCTGCCGGCGCTGGGAGTGCTGCTCGCGGTCGACATGGTCGGCGCGATCTTCTTCGTCCACGTCGACAACGGACTGACCGGCCAGGGCGGCTACGAACTCGTGCTCGTCCTGGGCGCGGCGGCGCTCGCGCTCGGGTTCAACGGCGGGCGCTTCTCGCTGGACCACCTGCTTCTCGGCAGGCGGCGGGTGCGCAAGGCCGAGCTGGAAACCGCTTAG
- a CDS encoding epoxide hydrolase family protein, producing the protein MRPCHLDIPQADLDDLAERLDRTRWPDQLPGAGWDYGVDKDYLTDLVRYWRTGYDWRVHEARLNAVPQFTTMIDGQNIHFLHARSPHPDAIPLLLTHGWPSTVHDFLDILGPLTDAFHVVAPSVPGFAFSGPTRERGWGVDRVARAWAELMRRLGYERYGVQGGGRAVARGA; encoded by the coding sequence GTGCGACCTTGTCACCTCGACATACCGCAAGCAGATCTCGACGATCTGGCCGAGCGTCTCGACCGCACCCGCTGGCCGGATCAGCTGCCCGGCGCCGGGTGGGACTACGGCGTCGACAAGGACTACCTGACCGACCTGGTCCGCTACTGGCGCACCGGTTACGACTGGCGCGTGCACGAGGCGAGGCTGAACGCGGTTCCGCAGTTCACCACGATGATCGACGGGCAGAACATCCACTTTCTGCACGCCCGCTCGCCGCACCCGGATGCGATCCCGCTGCTGCTCACGCACGGCTGGCCCAGCACGGTGCACGACTTCCTCGACATCCTCGGCCCGCTCACCGACGCGTTCCACGTGGTCGCGCCGTCCGTTCCGGGCTTCGCGTTCTCCGGGCCGACCCGCGAGCGCGGCTGGGGTGTCGACCGGGTGGCGCGCGCGTGGGCGGAGCTGATGCGCCGCCTGGGATACGAGCGCTACGGCGTGCAGGGCGGTGGCCGCGCTGTCGCCCGCGGAGCGTGA
- a CDS encoding DUF3558 domain-containing protein, translating into MPRSIVLLAAAAAAVVTLSGCSQTVSGTASPEPHPSANVSVEDSLKALDACAVLAQLVEGQGFEPGVRKTVRNECHASKADYGTYSLALDPYQGLAEFEGQATEIVPLQINGREGREGKPGIAGMCEVALEVGEHARALTAATMTRPGDDAKACPAARDLAAKVEPLLPEQQ; encoded by the coding sequence ATGCCACGCTCGATTGTTCTCCTGGCGGCTGCCGCTGCTGCGGTGGTGACGTTGTCCGGTTGCTCGCAAACGGTGTCGGGAACGGCCTCGCCGGAGCCGCACCCGTCGGCGAATGTGAGTGTCGAGGACTCCTTGAAAGCACTTGATGCTTGCGCTGTGCTCGCCCAACTGGTCGAGGGACAGGGATTCGAGCCTGGCGTGCGCAAGACCGTCCGGAACGAGTGCCATGCGAGCAAGGCTGACTACGGTACGTATTCCCTGGCTCTCGATCCCTACCAGGGGCTGGCCGAGTTCGAAGGTCAGGCGACCGAGATCGTGCCGTTGCAGATCAACGGCCGTGAGGGGCGCGAGGGGAAGCCAGGCATCGCGGGGATGTGTGAAGTCGCTCTCGAGGTCGGGGAGCACGCGCGTGCCCTGACCGCGGCGACGATGACACGGCCGGGCGATGATGCGAAGGCCTGCCCGGCCGCCCGGGACTTGGCGGCCAAGGTGGAACCTCTGTTGCCCGAGCAGCAATAG
- a CDS encoding acyl-CoA dehydrogenase family protein, with product MRKVTQVSETPGLYQLAEEHEELRAAVRALAEKEIAPYAAEVDEQERYPAEALKALNASGFNAVHIPDEYEGQGADAIAACIVIEEVARVDASASLIPAVNKLGTQPIILSASDELKKLVLPEIAAGATASYGLSEREAGSDTASMRTRARLDGDQWVLNGTKAWITNAGESTWYTVMAVTDPDAPKKSNGISAFVVHKDDPGFSVGPKEKKLGIKGSPTREIYFENCTIPADRIVGEPGSGLKTALRTLDHTRPTIGAQALGIAQGALDAAVAYVKERKQFGRFVSDFQGVQFMLADMGTKIEAARHLVYASAAASERGDARAGFMASAAKSYASDVAMSVTTDAVQLFGGAGYTRDFPVERMMRDAKITQIYEGTNQIQRMVMARSLLKG from the coding sequence ATGAGGAAGGTGACGCAGGTGTCGGAGACCCCGGGCCTCTACCAGCTGGCCGAGGAGCACGAGGAGCTGCGTGCCGCCGTGCGTGCGCTGGCGGAGAAGGAGATCGCGCCCTACGCCGCCGAGGTGGACGAGCAGGAGCGGTATCCCGCCGAAGCGCTCAAGGCGCTGAACGCCTCCGGGTTCAATGCCGTGCACATCCCGGACGAGTACGAGGGGCAGGGCGCGGACGCGATCGCGGCGTGCATCGTGATCGAGGAGGTCGCGCGGGTCGACGCGTCGGCGTCGCTGATCCCGGCGGTGAACAAGCTCGGGACGCAGCCGATCATCCTGTCGGCGTCGGACGAGCTGAAGAAGCTGGTGCTGCCGGAGATCGCGGCCGGTGCGACGGCGTCGTACGGGCTGTCGGAGCGGGAGGCCGGTTCGGACACGGCGTCGATGCGCACGCGGGCGCGGCTGGACGGTGACCAGTGGGTGCTCAACGGGACGAAGGCGTGGATCACCAACGCGGGCGAGTCGACGTGGTACACGGTGATGGCGGTGACCGATCCGGACGCGCCGAAGAAGTCGAACGGGATTTCGGCGTTCGTGGTGCACAAGGACGACCCGGGTTTCTCGGTCGGGCCCAAGGAGAAGAAACTGGGTATCAAGGGCTCGCCGACGCGGGAAATCTACTTCGAGAACTGCACCATTCCGGCGGACCGCATCGTCGGTGAGCCGGGCTCCGGGTTGAAGACCGCGTTGCGGACGCTGGACCACACGCGCCCGACGATCGGGGCGCAGGCGCTGGGCATCGCGCAGGGCGCGCTGGACGCGGCGGTCGCGTATGTCAAGGAGCGCAAGCAATTCGGACGGTTCGTCAGTGATTTTCAAGGCGTGCAGTTCATGCTGGCGGACATGGGCACGAAGATCGAGGCGGCCCGGCACCTGGTCTACGCCTCCGCGGCGGCCTCGGAGCGGGGCGACGCGCGTGCCGGTTTCATGGCGTCGGCGGCGAAGTCCTACGCGTCCGACGTGGCGATGTCGGTGACCACCGACGCGGTGCAGCTCTTCGGCGGCGCCGGCTACACCCGCGACTTCCCGGTGGAACGCATGATGCGCGACGCGAAGATCACCCAGATCTACGAGGGCACGAACCAGATCCAGCGCATGGTCATGGCGCGTTCGCTGTTGAAGGGCTGA
- a CDS encoding class I adenylate-forming enzyme family protein produces MPITAGSWPPHFPRSLDYPLVPAGSILAGAAKRYGDRIAFAHHDRSLTYAQTYRAACRFANALRAQGIGPGATVAIHLPNCLAYPVAYYGILLAGATFTPANPLLPPADLAHQLADSGAVAAVTLGKVAPVLSAIRGQTAVELVVVVAPDDLTDGQAEFQTFHADQPDNRPELDIDPRTHLAHLSYTGGTTGRSKGVRLPHRNVVVNTLQYACWGTGSLPALDEDGDLTLDQVGSEEEWTVRLGTGRGINLTPWFHAMGTIGGLNAPVMAGGSTTLHDRFDPIAYLADAERLRVTSIGGAPALFAALLASPDLATRDLSSVRGLSSGAAPLPHEMLKALAARFPDAVISEGYGLTEVTMGATSNPSFRSGLRKQGSVGVPVFDTEIKIVPLEGGDEPVPDGEQGEVCIRGPQVMEGYHHRPDETAAVLVDGWLHTGDIGVLDKDGYLSIVDRKKDMLLYKGYNVYPRELEELLIAHPGVAAAAVVGRKQVEVGELPVAFVVRAGESVTEEEILSAVNDNVLPYKRIRELRFVEEIPVSAAGKILKRELRQRL; encoded by the coding sequence ATGCCGATCACTGCTGGGTCATGGCCGCCCCACTTCCCGAGATCGCTGGACTACCCCCTCGTCCCCGCCGGTTCGATACTGGCCGGTGCCGCCAAGAGGTACGGGGACCGAATCGCGTTCGCCCATCACGACCGCTCCCTGACCTACGCGCAGACCTACCGCGCCGCGTGCCGGTTCGCCAACGCGCTGCGGGCACAAGGGATCGGGCCCGGCGCGACGGTCGCCATCCACCTGCCGAACTGCCTCGCCTACCCCGTCGCCTATTACGGGATTCTGCTCGCCGGCGCCACCTTCACCCCGGCGAACCCGCTGCTGCCGCCCGCCGACCTCGCGCACCAGCTTGCCGATTCGGGCGCGGTGGCCGCGGTCACGCTCGGCAAGGTCGCGCCGGTGCTGAGCGCGATCCGCGGGCAGACCGCGGTCGAGCTGGTGGTGGTGGTCGCGCCGGACGACCTGACCGACGGCCAGGCCGAGTTCCAGACCTTCCACGCCGATCAGCCGGACAACCGCCCCGAACTGGACATCGACCCGCGCACCCACCTCGCCCACCTGTCCTACACCGGCGGCACCACCGGCCGGTCGAAGGGCGTCCGGCTGCCGCACCGCAACGTCGTGGTCAACACGCTGCAGTACGCCTGCTGGGGCACGGGATCGCTGCCCGCGCTGGACGAGGACGGCGACCTCACGCTCGACCAGGTGGGCAGCGAGGAGGAGTGGACGGTGCGGCTGGGCACCGGACGCGGGATCAACCTGACGCCCTGGTTCCACGCGATGGGCACCATCGGCGGGCTCAACGCACCCGTGATGGCCGGCGGCTCGACGACGCTGCACGACCGCTTCGACCCGATCGCCTATCTCGCCGACGCCGAACGTCTGCGGGTCACGTCCATCGGCGGTGCACCCGCCCTGTTCGCGGCGCTACTGGCCAGTCCCGACCTCGCGACCCGTGACCTGTCGTCGGTGCGCGGGCTCAGCTCCGGTGCCGCTCCCCTGCCGCACGAAATGCTCAAGGCGCTGGCCGCGCGCTTCCCGGACGCGGTGATCTCCGAGGGCTACGGGCTCACCGAGGTCACGATGGGCGCGACGAGCAACCCCTCGTTCCGGTCCGGCCTGCGCAAACAGGGTTCGGTGGGCGTGCCGGTGTTCGACACCGAGATCAAGATCGTGCCGCTGGAGGGCGGCGACGAGCCGGTGCCCGACGGCGAGCAGGGCGAGGTGTGCATTCGCGGGCCGCAGGTCATGGAGGGCTACCACCACCGGCCCGACGAGACGGCCGCGGTGCTGGTGGACGGGTGGCTGCACACCGGCGACATCGGCGTCCTCGACAAGGACGGTTACCTGTCCATTGTGGATCGCAAGAAGGACATGCTGCTCTACAAGGGGTACAACGTGTACCCGCGGGAGCTGGAGGAGCTGCTGATCGCGCATCCGGGGGTCGCTGCGGCGGCCGTGGTGGGGCGCAAACAGGTCGAGGTCGGCGAGCTTCCGGTGGCGTTCGTGGTGCGCGCCGGTGAGAGCGTGACCGAGGAGGAAATTCTCTCCGCGGTCAACGACAACGTGCTGCCCTACAAGCGGATCCGTGAGCTGCGGTTCGTCGAGGAGATCCCGGTCTCGGCAGCGGGCAAGATCCTCAAACGGGAGCTGCGGCAGCGGCTCTAG
- a CDS encoding LLM class flavin-dependent oxidoreductase, with product MEISRRGLGMFAASAGFVRFEPPSARAPVGLVLSHEQFPTARLLEFARQAEDAGFPHVWASDHQQPWQDNQGHSMFPWLTLALVGERTRRVGFGSGVTCPSYRHHPSEVAQAFASLELLAPGRTFLGLGTGESVNEPVLLHGPAQAVRPPGAATAGAGAALDPALRTAGKNPDTMPKWAELFAVAGDQRETDLAARRWRFTVQPADLPNPVAIQEAAQATPLAKVASRWAVGPDPEVHVAAVRKLLDAGVTPFLHFPQEDPGAAVEFYRARVLPRI from the coding sequence ATGGAAATCTCTCGCCGGGGCCTGGGGATGTTCGCTGCCTCGGCCGGGTTCGTCCGGTTCGAGCCGCCGTCGGCGCGGGCGCCCGTCGGGCTGGTGCTGTCCCACGAGCAGTTCCCGACGGCCCGGCTGCTGGAGTTCGCCCGCCAGGCCGAGGACGCCGGGTTCCCCCACGTGTGGGCGAGCGACCACCAGCAGCCGTGGCAGGACAACCAGGGGCATTCGATGTTCCCGTGGCTGACGCTCGCGCTGGTCGGCGAGCGCACCCGGCGGGTCGGCTTCGGTTCCGGCGTCACGTGTCCCAGCTACCGGCACCACCCGAGCGAGGTGGCGCAAGCGTTTGCCTCCCTGGAGCTGCTGGCGCCCGGACGGACGTTCCTCGGGCTCGGCACCGGCGAGTCGGTCAACGAGCCGGTTCTTCTCCACGGACCAGCTCAAGCTGTACGACCTCCCGGCGCAGCCACCGCCGGTGCCGGAGCCGCTCTGGACCCGGCGCTGCGGACGGCGGGGAAGAACCCGGACACGATGCCGAAGTGGGCCGAGCTGTTCGCGGTGGCGGGCGACCAGCGGGAGACCGACCTGGCCGCGCGGCGGTGGCGGTTCACCGTGCAGCCGGCCGATCTGCCGAACCCGGTCGCGATCCAGGAGGCCGCGCAGGCCACGCCACTGGCGAAGGTCGCGTCGCGGTGGGCGGTCGGCCCGGATCCCGAGGTGCACGTCGCGGCCGTACGCAAGCTGCTGGACGCGGGCGTGACGCCGTTCCTGCACTTCCCGCAGGAGGACCCGGGCGCGGCCGTCGAGTTCTACCGCGCCCGGGTCCTGCCCCGGATCTAG
- a CDS encoding cutinase family protein, which yields MTHNLRNAILLACAALGVAGTAAVGTASADTKAACSDLEIVFARGSGEAPGLGITGTPLVSDVKSALSSDSVSSYAVNYAASYDQTSAGPGATDMSNHVKSTAAACPDTKFAFGGYSQGASVTDIAIGIRTALGTGGTIPEELAPRVVAVIAFGNPLGLYGQTIGTASPTYGPKSLEFCNRGDNVCGGTGTGPGYGHLSYARDGSVDAAAEFIAKQYTAS from the coding sequence ATGACCCACAATCTCCGCAACGCGATCCTCCTGGCCTGCGCCGCGCTCGGGGTGGCGGGTACCGCCGCCGTCGGCACCGCGAGCGCGGACACGAAGGCCGCCTGCTCCGACCTCGAAATCGTCTTCGCCCGGGGCAGCGGAGAGGCGCCCGGCCTCGGCATCACGGGCACCCCGCTGGTGTCGGACGTGAAGTCCGCGCTGTCGTCGGACTCGGTGTCGTCCTACGCCGTCAACTACGCCGCGAGCTACGACCAGACCAGCGCGGGCCCCGGCGCCACCGACATGAGCAATCACGTCAAGTCCACCGCGGCCGCCTGCCCGGACACGAAGTTCGCGTTCGGCGGCTACTCGCAGGGCGCGAGCGTCACCGACATCGCGATCGGCATCCGGACCGCTCTCGGCACCGGCGGCACGATCCCGGAGGAGCTGGCGCCGCGCGTGGTCGCCGTGATCGCGTTCGGCAACCCGCTCGGCCTGTACGGGCAGACGATCGGCACCGCCAGCCCGACGTACGGCCCGAAGTCACTGGAGTTCTGCAACCGCGGCGACAACGTGTGTGGCGGTACGGGCACCGGCCCCGGCTACGGCCACCTGAGCTACGCCCGCGACGGCAGCGTCGACGCCGCCGCGGAGTTCATCGCCAAGCAGTACACCGCGAGCTAG
- the purE gene encoding 5-(carboxyamino)imidazole ribonucleotide mutase, protein MARRLRHPRQRSARVTDVGVIMGSDSDWPVLEAAGTALDEFGVSYEVGVYSAHRTPQRMLDYARTAAERGIKVIIAGAGGAAHLPGMVASATVLPVIGVPVPLKYLDGMDSLLSIVQMPAGVPVATVSVGGARNAGLLAVRILAAQDPALREKMAAFQADLEQLVLDKDAKLRARVQS, encoded by the coding sequence ATGGCCCGACGGCTACGACATCCACGGCAAAGGAGCGCGCGCGTGACCGACGTCGGCGTGATCATGGGCAGCGATTCGGACTGGCCCGTGCTGGAGGCGGCCGGGACGGCGCTGGACGAGTTCGGCGTGTCCTACGAGGTCGGCGTGTACTCGGCGCACCGGACGCCGCAGCGGATGCTCGACTACGCCCGTACCGCGGCGGAGCGCGGGATCAAGGTGATCATCGCCGGGGCCGGGGGAGCGGCGCACCTGCCCGGCATGGTCGCCTCGGCGACGGTGCTGCCGGTGATCGGCGTGCCGGTGCCGCTCAAATACCTGGACGGCATGGACTCGCTGCTGTCGATCGTGCAGATGCCCGCCGGTGTCCCGGTGGCGACGGTGTCGGTCGGCGGCGCCCGCAACGCCGGACTGCTGGCCGTGCGGATCCTGGCCGCGCAGGACCCGGCGCTGCGGGAGAAGATGGCCGCCTTCCAGGCCGATCTGGAACAGCTCGTGCTCGACAAGGACGCGAAGCTCCGCGCCCGGGTGCAGTCCTAG
- a CDS encoding 5-(carboxyamino)imidazole ribonucleotide synthase — MDKRTGLPVVGMVGGGQLARMTHQAAISLGQSMRILAVDENDSAAMVAGSVQIGHHTDLGALRDFAKTVDVVTFDHEHVPWEHLFALVNEGFTVRPGPDALAFAQNKLVMRDHLSALGFPCPPYAEVSDVEDVLKFGAEHSWPVVVKAATGGYDGRGVWMVDDDAQARMLIPELLAAGTELLAEQRVEMKCELSALVARSPFGQGAAWPLVETVQENGINTEVLAPAPGLTSRQVHEAQELALRIANELNVVGLLAVELFETDGGLLVNELAMRPHNSGHWTMDGSATSQFEQHVRAVLDYPLGVTDLIAPTVMANVLGAPETPEMTPDERLHHLFARFPDARVHLYGKGERPGRKLGHVNFVGGDLENLRTRAKLAAHWLSHAEWPDGYDIHGKGARA, encoded by the coding sequence ATGGACAAGCGCACAGGGCTCCCGGTCGTCGGGATGGTGGGCGGCGGCCAGCTCGCCAGGATGACACATCAGGCCGCGATCTCCCTGGGACAGTCGATGCGGATCCTCGCCGTCGACGAGAACGACTCGGCCGCGATGGTCGCCGGGAGTGTCCAGATCGGTCACCACACCGACCTGGGCGCGCTGCGCGACTTCGCGAAGACCGTCGACGTGGTCACCTTCGACCACGAGCACGTGCCGTGGGAGCACCTGTTCGCGCTCGTCAACGAGGGTTTCACGGTGCGGCCCGGTCCCGACGCGCTGGCGTTCGCGCAGAACAAGCTGGTCATGCGCGACCACCTGTCCGCGCTCGGCTTCCCGTGCCCGCCCTACGCCGAGGTGTCCGATGTGGAGGACGTCCTCAAGTTCGGCGCGGAGCACTCCTGGCCGGTCGTGGTGAAGGCGGCCACCGGCGGCTACGACGGCCGTGGCGTGTGGATGGTCGACGACGACGCGCAGGCGCGCATGCTGATCCCCGAGCTGCTGGCCGCGGGCACCGAGCTGCTGGCCGAGCAGCGCGTCGAGATGAAGTGCGAGCTGTCCGCGCTGGTCGCGCGCTCGCCGTTCGGGCAGGGCGCGGCGTGGCCGCTCGTGGAGACCGTCCAGGAGAACGGCATCAACACCGAGGTGCTGGCGCCCGCGCCGGGCCTCACATCGCGTCAGGTGCACGAGGCGCAGGAGCTGGCCCTGCGGATCGCGAACGAGCTGAACGTGGTGGGCCTGCTGGCCGTGGAGCTGTTCGAGACCGACGGCGGCCTGCTGGTCAACGAGCTGGCGATGCGCCCGCACAACTCCGGCCACTGGACCATGGACGGTTCGGCGACTTCGCAGTTCGAGCAGCACGTGCGTGCCGTGCTGGACTACCCGCTCGGGGTCACCGACCTGATCGCGCCGACGGTGATGGCGAACGTCCTCGGCGCGCCGGAAACCCCCGAGATGACGCCCGACGAGCGGCTGCACCACCTGTTCGCGCGCTTCCCGGACGCCCGCGTGCACCTCTACGGCAAGGGCGAACGGCCCGGTCGCAAACTCGGGCACGTCAACTTCGTCGGCGGCGACCTGGAGAACCTGCGGACCCGCGCCAAGCTGGCCGCGCACTGGCTGTCGCACGCCGAATGGCCCGACGGCTACGACATCCACGGCAAAGGAGCGCGCGCGTGA
- a CDS encoding glycosyltransferase 87 family protein encodes MTTLRSRAEPALVGALVLGAFAVGVVCWLAGWHLGADSAVYRAGALTFLHGDDVYTPERLTTLPSWVSLPFTYPPAAALLFVPLTALPSGLTWGILAAVAVLALAVVIRVSGRFRGWAVAGLTVAALALEPVWKTIFLGQINLVLLALVVLDVLVLAGSRWSGVLTGVAAAVKLTPLVFVAHLFVTGRWRDGLRALGTFAGLQIVMFALMPGDASRYWAEAAFDPDRVGGVSWIFNQSLGGLVNRASHEAAWSTPVALAIGAVLAVPSVWLVRRWHQRGDTLAALLVTAFFGLLVSPVSWSHHWVWAVPLVVLLASKGRRAWATLVAVFFASCVVMLVPNGGDTEFGWGPELFVPGNAYVLAAALGILGLTARELRLRINS; translated from the coding sequence GTGACGACGTTACGGTCGCGGGCTGAGCCCGCACTCGTCGGCGCCCTCGTCCTGGGCGCGTTCGCGGTGGGGGTGGTCTGCTGGCTCGCGGGCTGGCACCTGGGCGCGGACAGCGCCGTCTACCGCGCCGGTGCGCTGACGTTCCTGCACGGCGACGACGTCTACACGCCGGAGCGCCTGACCACGCTGCCCTCGTGGGTGTCGCTGCCGTTCACCTACCCGCCGGCCGCGGCGCTGCTGTTCGTGCCGCTGACCGCCCTGCCCAGCGGTCTGACCTGGGGGATCCTGGCCGCGGTCGCGGTGCTGGCACTGGCCGTGGTGATCCGGGTCAGCGGACGTTTCCGCGGCTGGGCGGTGGCCGGGTTGACGGTGGCGGCGCTGGCGCTGGAACCGGTGTGGAAGACGATCTTCCTCGGGCAGATCAACCTGGTGCTGCTCGCGCTGGTCGTGCTGGACGTGCTGGTGCTGGCCGGATCGCGGTGGTCGGGGGTGCTGACCGGGGTCGCGGCCGCGGTCAAGCTGACGCCGCTGGTGTTCGTGGCGCACCTGTTCGTCACCGGGCGGTGGCGGGACGGGCTGCGGGCGCTGGGCACGTTCGCGGGGCTGCAGATCGTGATGTTCGCGCTGATGCCCGGTGACGCTTCGCGGTACTGGGCGGAGGCGGCGTTCGACCCGGACCGGGTCGGCGGCGTGTCGTGGATCTTCAACCAGTCGCTCGGTGGTCTGGTCAACCGCGCCTCCCACGAGGCGGCCTGGTCGACCCCGGTGGCGCTGGCGATCGGGGCGGTGCTCGCGGTGCCGTCGGTGTGGCTGGTCCGGCGGTGGCACCAGCGCGGCGACACGCTCGCGGCGCTGCTGGTCACGGCGTTCTTCGGGCTGCTGGTCTCGCCCGTGTCGTGGTCGCACCACTGGGTGTGGGCGGTGCCGCTGGTGGTGCTGCTCGCGTCGAAGGGCCGCCGGGCCTGGGCCACCTTAGTCGCGGTGTTCTTCGCGAGCTGCGTGGTGATGCTGGTGCCCAACGGTGGCGACACGGAGTTCGGCTGGGGTCCGGAGCTGTTCGTGCCCGGCAACGCCTATGTGCTGGCCGCGGCGCTCGGAATACTCGGCCTGACGGCCCGTGAGCTGCGTCTCCGCATAAACTCGTAG
- a CDS encoding glycosyltransferase 87 family protein has protein sequence MTQSVPATGGEPLGEPAHPRLALRTSLVRLSVRPRSILLLSLVPLLAIVFGVVGWVLDWRLGVDSAVYRAGAITLLHGDPLYDANTLPPEPWWALLPFTYPPTAALLFVPLGILPVQVAWGVLTAISVLAMALVVRVAIGSLPTPPAVRRWWSSPARATLLFSLVMLGLEPVWRTIFLGQINLILMAVVVLDVLVISTRNTRWGGVLVGVASAVKLTPLVFVAHLFFTGKRREAMRALGVFLGMQLLMLLLIPGDTIRYWTKTISDTGRIGPVHWAGNQSLNGLMNRLTDLAPWASKAAMGVAVLLAIPAVWLMLRFHRRGQALAALLVTAFFGLLASPISWSHHWVWAVPLIVLLVSRLPQTTLATAWKRWVATGAVVAVFISCVLLALPNGRNIELHWKFWQSVLGNAYILTPLVLTVVLVARWALQRRRERARDDVTVAG, from the coding sequence GTGACCCAGTCAGTGCCCGCCACCGGCGGCGAACCGCTCGGCGAGCCGGCGCACCCGCGCCTGGCCCTGCGGACCTCGCTCGTCCGGCTGTCGGTCCGGCCGCGCTCGATCCTGCTGCTGTCGCTCGTGCCGCTGCTCGCCATCGTGTTCGGCGTCGTCGGCTGGGTGCTGGACTGGCGGCTCGGCGTGGACAGCGCGGTGTACCGGGCCGGGGCGATCACCCTGCTGCACGGCGATCCGCTCTACGACGCGAACACGCTGCCGCCGGAACCGTGGTGGGCGCTGCTGCCGTTCACCTACCCGCCGACGGCCGCGCTGCTGTTCGTGCCGCTGGGGATCCTGCCGGTCCAGGTCGCCTGGGGTGTGCTGACCGCGATCTCGGTGCTCGCGATGGCACTGGTGGTCCGCGTGGCGATCGGCTCGCTGCCGACCCCGCCCGCCGTCCGCCGCTGGTGGTCCTCGCCCGCCCGCGCGACGCTGCTGTTCTCCCTGGTCATGCTGGGTCTGGAGCCGGTGTGGCGGACGATCTTCCTCGGTCAGATCAACCTGATCCTGATGGCGGTCGTGGTGCTCGACGTGCTGGTGATCAGCACGCGGAACACGCGCTGGGGCGGCGTGCTGGTCGGCGTCGCGTCGGCGGTCAAGCTGACCCCGCTGGTGTTCGTGGCGCACCTGTTCTTCACCGGCAAGCGCCGCGAGGCGATGCGCGCGCTGGGTGTGTTCCTCGGTATGCAGCTGCTGATGCTGCTGCTCATCCCCGGCGACACCATCCGCTACTGGACCAAGACGATCTCCGACACCGGCCGCATCGGGCCGGTGCACTGGGCGGGCAACCAGTCGCTGAACGGCCTGATGAACCGGCTCACCGATCTGGCGCCGTGGGCGTCGAAGGCGGCGATGGGCGTGGCCGTGCTGCTGGCGATCCCGGCCGTGTGGCTGATGCTGCGCTTCCACCGCCGCGGGCAGGCGCTGGCCGCGCTGCTGGTCACGGCGTTCTTCGGGCTGCTGGCCTCGCCGATCTCGTGGTCGCACCACTGGGTGTGGGCGGTGCCGCTGATCGTGCTGCTCGTGTCGCGGCTGCCGCAGACCACTCTCGCCACCGCCTGGAAGCGGTGGGTCGCCACCGGCGCGGTGGTCGCGGTGTTCATCAGCTGCGTGCTGCTGGCGCTGCCGAACGGGCGCAACATCGAGCTGCACTGGAAGTTCTGGCAGAGCGTGCTGGGCAACGCCTACATCCTGACGCCGCTGGTCCTGACGGTGGTGCTGGTGGCGCGCTGGGCGTTGCAGCGCCGGCGGGAGCGGGCGCGTGACGACGTTACGGTCGCGGGCTGA